A region of the Streptomyces durocortorensis genome:
CGGCGTATCGGAGCGACTGTGGCGGTGCTCGTACTGGCGGGTGCCACGCTGGGAATGACGGCGGGCACCGCGAGCGCGGCCCCGTCGGAGGGAGCGCGCGCGGTTGCGGCTTGTCCGACGGGCTGGGGCAGCGGGGCCAAGGGCGGTTCGGCCATGGGGGTCGATCACCTGGAGAACATCAGGACCGGACAGCATGAGTGCTATGACCGCATCGTGTTCGACGTGCCCGGCGGCGGCGATCAGATCGACTACCAGGTCCAGTACGTAGACCGGCTCTACGCGCGCCCCTCAGGGGAGTACATACCGGTCGACGGCGGAGCGATCCTCGATATCCGTGTCGGCGGGTGGAGCTACGACGTGGAGGCCGGCGTGTGGACCTACCCGGGCAAGGCCGGTGAGCCCCTGCCCGGTGTGAACGTCAGTGGGTACAGCACCTTCCGGGACACACGGTTCGGCAGCACCTTCGAAGGCGAGACACAGGTCGGTGTCGGCGTGCGTGCCCGACTGCCTTTCCGCGTGATCCAGTTGGAGGACCGCGTTGTGGTCGACGTGGCCCACAGCTGGACGAGATAGCTACTGAGGCTGAACTCGTGGTGTCGTAGGGGTGACGGCTGGCAGGTGGCTGCGGTATCACCGGAGTCATGCGGTATCCACAAGGGGGCGGGCTGACCGCCGAACGGCAGCTGTTCCGCGAAGGGTTACGGCTCCAGGCGGCCGAGCGGTTCGCCCGGGGCGAGGGCAGTACCGCGATCGCCAGAGATCTGCTGGTCAGTGTCCGCTCGGTCCAGCGATGGCGTCACGCGTGAGCCGAGGGCGGCCCGCGATCCCTGCGGTCGCAGGGGTCGGCGTCCCTGCCAAGGCTGAGCGATCAGCAGTTCACGCAGCTGGAGGCGGAGCCGGCCAAGGGGCCGACCGCGCATGGTTGGGAGGACCAGCGCTGGACGCCGGCCCGGGTCAAGACGGTGATCGGCCGGCGCTTCCACCTCACGTACACGGTCCAGGGTGTGCGCAAGCTGTTGGTGCGCAACGGCTGGTCCTGCCAGGTCCCGGCCCGTCGTGCCATGGAGCGGAACGATGGTGAAGTCGCGGGGTGGGTCAAGGAGGTGTGGCCCCGCGCGGAAGGCTCGCGGCGGCCCGTGGAGCCTGGCTCGTCTTCGAGGACGAGGCCGGATTCTCCATGACGCCGCCGCAGGCGAAGACCTGGTCGCAGCGCGGCCGGACCCCGGTGGTGCGGGTCCGTGGCCGTTCCCGTAGACGGATACCCATCGCCGCGCTGACCTGCTACAAACCTGGCCACCGGTCCCGGCTGATCTACCGGCCGCGCCGGGACGACGGCCAACGTGACGGGCGCAAGAGCTTCTCCTGGCGCGACTACCGGGACCTGCTGATCGCCGCCCACCAACAGCTCGACGGCCCCATCGTGCTCGTCTGGGGCAACCTCAACGTCCACAAGGCCGCCGGTCTGCGGGAGTTCACCGAAACCCGGGACTGGCTCACCACCTACTACCTGCCGCCCTACGCACCCGACCTCAACCCAGTCGAAGGAATCTGGTCCCTCCTGCGACGCGGCTGGCTCTCCAACGTCGCCTTCAGCACCCCCGAACACCTCGTCCAGCGCATCCGGCGCGGCCTGCGGCACATCCAGTACCACAGCACTTCTCAATGCCCTTGGCGCCTGGGAGGTGTGGACACATGTGCGCCCTTACGAGGACCCGGAATCAGGCCCGGTTCGATGGTGGGCGTGGGTCGTTACCTGGACGTCCTGATCTCGACGAGCATGTGCTCGCGACCCTGTTCGTCGGCGCTCTCGCCCACCGGGGTCCACTGCCCCTTGGCCACATCGAAGGACTTCTCCTCGGCGTCGACCGTCATGTCGACCTGCGCCTCGTGCTCGGCGCTGCCCTTGATCAAGTAGACGGAGGGGATCTCCAGGGTCAGCCAGCCGGAGTTGCCGGTGACCCGGAAGCAGACCTTCCCCTTGTCTCGCGCGAGGATCTCCAGGAGGCCGGTCTCGCTCGCGCAGTCGGCGTAGATGATGTGGCCGTCGCCGCGCTTCAGGACGATGCCCTTCTCGGCCAGGATCTTGTCGGCCCCGGGGTAGTTGAAGTCCTCCACGGCAACCGGCGGAGCTTCGCTCGCAACAAGTGCGGACGCGACCTCCTGGTGTGCGCCGACCGCCCAGATGGTGGCGCCGGTCGCGGCGGCACAGGCCGTCGCAACGAGTCGAGTAATGAACTTCACAGGTGTTCTCCTCCACGTGACCTAATGCCGGACGGCATGACTGAAAGTGTGCCCGAGGGAGCTCCGCACGCGCTCCGGGAGCCTCCTCGGCGTCGCAATCAAAGCCTGCTAGTTGATCTTTGTCCACCCCTCCTCGCAAATCCCCCTGGAATAAATGAAGTTGCAAGTTGGGCAGCCTGGTGCAGGTCAGGCCCGGCCTGACGATCCCGCCATGAACGACCGAGGTCATTCCCTGAGAAATCGGAATGGCGACAACGGGTGAAACCGGAGTGAAGCGCCCCGTATTGTTCGCCAATTGACGTGTGAGCAAATGGATGTTGGAATCATGCCGCCTCAACGCCACTGCAGTGCAGACGAGGTATTTGTGGATCTGTCTGGGCGACACGGCAGGTGCGCGGCACTGTGTCGCACCATCGGGGCGAGCGCAGGCCGGATGGAAACAGTCAGAGTGGAAAGGAGTCGTGATGCCGCAGCATTCACGGCGAGTGTTCAGCAGGCGTCAGACGCTAGCCATCTTCACAGGGGTGGCGGCCGGCAGCGTGCTGTCCGCTGGTGTGTTCGGCACGCGCAAGGCGTACGCGGCAAGCGGTTCCGGTGTCACGGCGGCGGTGCCTGAGGGGGCCGGTCTTCCGGATACCGACCGGGGCAAGGTGGTCTGGGCGTACAGATCGGGACGCCGGGCCGTCCGCACCGCGGCGGTCGCTGCGCTGACGGGCTCCGGCGCGGACATAACCGAGTTCCTCGACCAGAAGGCACCTGTGGCCTGGGCCGAGGACAACAGGTTCGCGCTCGCGGAGTCCCTGGTCACAGCGGGCCCGGCGACGCGCAACGCCATTGGTGCGGCGTTGTCCAGCGGGGACGCAGCGGTCGAGGCCCTCCTCCAGGGCGGTTTTCAGACCGCAGTGGACGAGGATCTCAGGGTGGCCGTAGGTACGGTCCAGGCCCATGGTTCCAAGGCTGTGAAGCGTGCGGGATCCGCCGCACTGGACACCGATTCCTCCTTCGCGTTGCGCGCCTTCCTCAGTGACGGGCGGTACACCGCACAGGAGGAGGACGATCGTGTGCAGGTGGCGACCATTCTCGCCTCAGCGTCACCACAGGTGAGTGAGTACGCGAGTCGGGCCCTGGACGACGGATCGGCCAGGGCCATCCGGTGGTTCCTGGAGACGGGTCAGTACATCGCCCGGGCACGCGACGAGGAAGCGGCCACGATCCAGCAGCTGGTCGACGTCGTGGAGAAGGAAGGGCGCCGCGCCGGTCTGATGACCGACGAGGCTGTCGAGCTGTCCCATCAGGCAGTCAATGCTTCCGAGAAGGCGAAAGCCTCGGCATTGGAGGCCAAGGCCGAGGCCTTGGCCGCCGAGCAGGATGTCGCACGCTCGGCCAAGGCGGCAGGGAAGGCCGCGCAGGCGGCCAAGGGCGCGGCCGCGGCCGCGTCGACCGCGGTGTCGGCCTCACGGACGGCACAGTCCGCCGCACAGCGTGCGGTGTCTGCCGCCAATGCCGCTGCCGCGGCAGCGGCACTGGCGGGACGCGCTGCGGCGAACGCGTATCGTGCGGCGATCGCCGCTTCCAAGGACAGGGCGATGGCGGGCGTGGCCAGCGCGGCGGCGGACGTCGCGCTGAAGCTGGTGAAATTCGTACGCACGGTGGCCGCCAAGGCAGACCTCGCGGCCTTGGCCGGCGACGCGGCGGTGCGGGCGGGCGACGCCGCCCGCAGCGCGGCGGTCAACGCGGCCGCGGCCGCCGGCGCGGCGGCCGACGCAGCCGTGGCCTCTGGAGCAGCCCAGTCCGAGGCCAATGCCGCGAAGCGGGCCGCCGCCGAGGCGGATGCCGCCGCGGCCAGGGCGACCCAGGCGGCGGGCAGGGCGCGGAACCTGGCCGGGCAGGCGGCCGCCGCTGCCCGCACGGCGCGTGACGCGGCCAACAGCGCCGCCGATCACGCCGAGAAGGCCGCGGCCGCGGCCAAGGAAGCGGCCGCCCACGCCGGTGAGGCGGTCGACTACGCCAACCGGTCCACGCTGGCCGCCAACGCCGCTGTCGAGGCGGCGAATGCCGCCGCCGCCGCGGTCGTCAAGGCGCGGGATGTCGAAGCGGCGGCCCGCCAGGCCGAAGCCGAGAGTCTGGCCGAGGAGACCAGCGAGGCGATCGAGCAGGCACGACTCGCGGCGCAAGCGGAGTCGAACGAGCTCGAACGGTTCAACCGGGAGCGGACCCAGGAAGCACGCCTCTCCGAAGAGCTCCGGGCAGTCATCAGCTCTGCGGAATCAGCACTGCAGAACGGAACCATCGAGCAGGCCGCGGCGGCCGGGCGCAAGGCGGCGGTCCGCCTCTTGGACGGCCCGGGGACCTGGACCCGTCAGGCGGCGGAGTACGCGCTGTCCGGTTCGGACCAGGACGTCGTCAACTGGATCTCGACCGACCGCGTCCTCGCGGAGCAGCAGGACAACGTCGAAAACGTCGCGGCGCTCGCCGCAATGTCGACGCAGGCCGTGGCCACGGCGGCCGCGGAGGTTCTGAAGACCGAAGACCACGCCAAGATCAAGGCATTCCTGGAGACCGGAGCGGTCGAGGCAGCCGCTGATGACAACCGGGTCGAGGTGGCCAGGATCCTGGCCGATCCCAGCAGCGGCACGAGGGTGCGAAGCGAGGCATCGGCCGCACTGGACGCGGGGACCGCCGAGGCCGTGCACACCTTCCTGTGGGTCGGCCGCGAGGCGGCCGTACGCGAGGACGACCAGGTGGCCGCGTCGACGCTCCTCGCAACCGGAGGCCCTTACACCAAGGCGGCGGCGCAGATCGCGCTCGAGGGCGACACCTTCATGCTCCGCCAGTTCATCGCCACCACTCAGTACGACTTCGCGCGGATCGACCACGATCGCGCCACGCACATCAGCGCGGTACGTGCGTCGATCGCACGCGCGGCCAAGATCGCGGCGAATGCGCAGGAGGACGCGGCCCGCGCCTCCGAGGCTGCCGCCATCGCACGCCAGGCCGCTGAGAAAGCGACTGAGTGGGCCAACCTCGCCAAGGGGTATGCCAAGGATGCGGCGAAGTCTGCACAGGAAGCACGTGACAACGCCGATGCCGCCGAGCGGTCCGCGGCCGAAGCGGCGAAGTCCGCCCAGATCGCGAGCAACGCAGCCGCCGCGGCACTCAAGGCAAGCCGCGTGGCACGCCAGGCCGCGACTCGAGCCGTGCGGTCCGCCGAGACCGCCGCGCGCTACGCCACGGACGCCGCGATCTCGGCAACGACAGCCCGCAAGCAGGCAATCGAAGCCGGCAAGGACGCAGTCTCCGCCGCGCAGGCCGCAACCCAGGCCTACGTTCTTGTGATCCAGGCCGCGGTGCGCCAGGCGATCCAGAACGCCATCGACAATGCGAGCGTTCCCATCGGCGACGACGACGGCGAACTTCCGCCCGGAGCCGAGAGCTGTCTGACGCCGTTCGGCAAGCCCATCCCGTCCGGAAACGGCGCTACACCGTGGGAGCTGGGGTGGAGCTGGCTCACGGGAGGCGGCGATCGGTCCCAGTGTTTCGGCCCGAACGACGAGTTCACCAGCCTCTACCGCGCACACCCGCACACGCAGGAGACGCTCGAGTTCTTCCTCACGGACTGGGTGCGCACCGGGAAGTACGAGCTGGGCCACACGTACATGTACGACTACAGTCTCGGCGGCGTCCAGGGCCTGAAGTGGCTCAGGGACATGGGGGTCACGCAACCAGGAGACGAATGGCTGACCGGGTACACCGGAAACCACGCGTACGCGTTCATGGGCTCACAGAAGATCCGGATGACCCCCATCCGGGAGAACGCGGACGGCAGCGTGGTGTGGCGGTACACGGCGTACAGCGAGCAGAGCGCGGAGTCCGCAACCCGCCCGCCGATCATCGGGTACCAGGACTGGTACAAAGAGTCCGCCGGCAAGGCCATCAATGGTCTGATCGACTGGGTCAGCGGCGATTCAGGACCAGGGTCAACCATGACCGTGCTGGTCGAGTTCAACGTCACGCTGGGGCCGTAGTGCGCAAGCTGACAGGAGGACGTTGGTTCGCCGCCGCGCTGGCCGCTTCCGCAGTACTCACCGCGGGCTGCACGGCTCGGGTCGACGCCGAAGACCTGCCCGGTCTGTACCGCAACGATGAGACCGGCGGTGAGATCCGGCTTGAATCCGACGGCACGTTCACCGCCACTGATCTGTCGACGGCCCCGCACGGCGACCCCGCCGATTTCCACGGCGATTGGAACTTCGTGGACAGAGGCGACTTCCTCAGCGAGGACTTCGTCTACCTGAACATCGCTGAGCGCGGCATCGGTGAGGTCTCCGGTGTTCAGCTCTACGCGCGCGGCGGGGGGAAGGTAGCGTTCAGCGAGCCGGATGGGTCGTGGTCCCTGGTGCTCACCAAGAGCACCTAGCCTCGGGCTTTCGTGACGGCCCGTCGGATTCTCCGGCGGGCCGTTTCGGTCGTCCGGGCTGATCACGGGGAGGTCGGTGGCCCGGCTGTCGCGAAGGCGCCGGGTTCCACAGTTCCGGTCGGGGCCAGTGCTGCTCGTAGGGACGGGACCCTGCTGGGCAGCCGGGGCTCGGCAGGGCCGCGAGCCGTTGCAGGGCGCCTGTGATCGCATCGGTCCAGGGCCAGTGCCCGGCGAGGCGGAGGATTCGGGTCCGTTCCCAAAGGATCTGGATCGAGGAGGTGTCTCTGAGCTGGGCCTTGTCAGTTCTGCTGACCGCAGCGGAACGGGAGTGGATCACACAGCTGACCGCGCGGATCGAGGAACTCGGCCGACCCGTCAAAGAAGAGGTGCCTGTCAAGATCTGTGTGCCGCGACGCAACCGACAGGGGGCGCTACGAGGCCGCTTCGGCGACAACGCTCCGTGGAGGCTGATGGCTGCTCAGGTCTTCTGACGCACCGTCAATCATTCAGATCATCTTGCACGTGCGTTGTACAACGTACTGAAAACCAACAGTGATCAGTGAAGAGCCTTGAAGGTGAGTATTGTCAGGTCAGGTGGCTTGCTGCGGTGTTGTGCTCCCTGGGCTCAAGGGGGCACAACACCCTGCCCGTCAGATGTCCCGGAAGATCTCGATCTGCGCGCCCACCGAGTTGAGCCGCTCCGCCAGCTCCTCGTAACCGCGGTTGATGACATAGACGTTGCGGAGTACGGAGGTGCCTTCCGCCGCCATCATCGCCAGCAGCACCACCACGGCGGGCCGCAGGGCGGGCGGGCACATCATCTCGGCGGCGCGCCAGCGGGTCGGGCCCTCGACCAGGACCCGGTGGGGGTCGAGCAGCTGGAGACGGCCGCCGAGGCGGTTGAGGTCGGTGAGGTAGATCGCGCGGTTGTCGTAGACCCAGTCGTGGATCAGGGTCTGGCCGTGCGCGGCGGCCGCGATGGCCGCGAAGAACGGGACGTTGTCGATGTTGAGGCCCGGGAACGGCATCGGGTGGATCTTGTCGATCGGCGCCTCCAGCTTGGAGGGCCGGACGGTCAGGTCCACCAGCCGGGTGCGGGCGTTGTCGGCCGCGTACTCCGGGGTGCGGTCGCAGTCGACGCCCATCTCCTCCAGGACCGCGAGCTCGATCTCCAGGAACTCGATCGGCACCCGGCGGATGGTGAGTTCGGACTCGGTCACCACGGCGGCGGCCAGCAGGCTCATCGCCTCGACCGGGTCCTCGGAGGGGGAGTAGTCCACGTCCACGTCGATCTGCGGGACCCCGTGCACGGTGAGCGTCGTCGTGCCGACCCCGTCGACCCGCACGCCCAGCGCCTCCAGGAAGAAGCACAGGTCCTGGACCATGTAGTTGGAGGAGGCGTTGCGGATGACGGTCGTCCCGTCGTGGCGGGCGGCGGCCAGCAGCGCGTTCTCGGTCACGGTGTCGCCGCGCTCGGTCAGCACGATGGGGCGGCCCGGGGCGACGGTGCGGTCGACCTGCGCGTGGTAGAGCCCTTCCGTGGCGGCGATCTCCAGGCCGAACCGGCGCAGCGCGATCATGTGCGGCTCGATCGTGCGGGTGCCGAGATCGCAGCCGCCCGCGTACGGCAGGGTGAACTGCTCCATCCGGTGCAGCAGCGGGCCCAGGAACATGATGATCGAGCGGGTGCGGCGCGCGGCGTCGGCGTCGATCGCCGCCATGTCCAGCTCCGCGGGCGGCACGATCTCCAGGTCCACACCGTCGTTGACCCAGCGGGTGCGCACCCCGATGGAGTTGAGCACCTCCAGGAGCCGGAACACCTCCTCGATCCTGGCAACCCGGCGCAGGACCGTGCGGCCCTTGTTGAGGAGCGAGGCGCACAGCAGCGCGACACAGGCGTTCTTGCTGGTCTTGACGTCGATGGCACCGGAGAGCCGGCGGCCGCCGACGACCCGCAGATGCATGGGCCCGGCGTAACCGAGCGACACGATCTCGCTGTCGAGGGCTTCACCGATGCGGGCGATCATCTCAAGGCTGATGTTCTGGTTGCCGCGCTCGATGCGGTTGACGGCGCTCTGGCTCGTGCCGAGCGCCTCGGCCAGCTGCGTCTGTGTCCAGCCCCGGTGCTGCCGGGCGTCACGGATGAGCTTGCCGATGCGTACGAGGTAGTCGTCTGACATGGCGGCAGGTTATCTCAGATATGAGATGAGGCTACTGTGGGGGTGTGCTGTTCGAGTGACGGCCGTGCACCGGTCCCGCGAGCGCCCTCGTACTCGCGGCCCATGCTCTCCCGGGGGCGCGCACGTGGCGCGGGCTGTGCATCCGTACGGGGCTGGAGTGCCCGTACGGCCGTGGTGGCCCCGTTCGGTTGTGGAGGCGGAGCTCTGCGCCGTCCCGCCGGTTCGCGGCGACCTCAGGGCAGCACGCGGTAGGTCACATGGGTGACCGCGTTCCCGGCCCGCGTCTCCACCTGCTCAAGGTCCAGCGACGGCACGCCGTCGAACAGTCGTGTGCCGGCACCGAGGGTGACGGCAGGATGTGGAGCCGCAACTCGTCGATCAGGCCGGCGGCGAGGTACTGGTTGATGGTGGTAGCACCGCCGTGGATCGACACATCACGCTCCCCGGCCGCCTCGCGAGCCCGCCGCAGAGCGGATTCGATGCCCTCG
Encoded here:
- a CDS encoding AMIN-like domain-containing (lipo)protein; this translates as MRRIGATVAVLVLAGATLGMTAGTASAAPSEGARAVAACPTGWGSGAKGGSAMGVDHLENIRTGQHECYDRIVFDVPGGGDQIDYQVQYVDRLYARPSGEYIPVDGGAILDIRVGGWSYDVEAGVWTYPGKAGEPLPGVNVSGYSTFRDTRFGSTFEGETQVGVGVRARLPFRVIQLEDRVVVDVAHSWTR
- a CDS encoding ALF repeat-containing protein, which gives rise to MPQHSRRVFSRRQTLAIFTGVAAGSVLSAGVFGTRKAYAASGSGVTAAVPEGAGLPDTDRGKVVWAYRSGRRAVRTAAVAALTGSGADITEFLDQKAPVAWAEDNRFALAESLVTAGPATRNAIGAALSSGDAAVEALLQGGFQTAVDEDLRVAVGTVQAHGSKAVKRAGSAALDTDSSFALRAFLSDGRYTAQEEDDRVQVATILASASPQVSEYASRALDDGSARAIRWFLETGQYIARARDEEAATIQQLVDVVEKEGRRAGLMTDEAVELSHQAVNASEKAKASALEAKAEALAAEQDVARSAKAAGKAAQAAKGAAAAASTAVSASRTAQSAAQRAVSAANAAAAAAALAGRAAANAYRAAIAASKDRAMAGVASAAADVALKLVKFVRTVAAKADLAALAGDAAVRAGDAARSAAVNAAAAAGAAADAAVASGAAQSEANAAKRAAAEADAAAARATQAAGRARNLAGQAAAAARTARDAANSAADHAEKAAAAAKEAAAHAGEAVDYANRSTLAANAAVEAANAAAAAVVKARDVEAAARQAEAESLAEETSEAIEQARLAAQAESNELERFNRERTQEARLSEELRAVISSAESALQNGTIEQAAAAGRKAAVRLLDGPGTWTRQAAEYALSGSDQDVVNWISTDRVLAEQQDNVENVAALAAMSTQAVATAAAEVLKTEDHAKIKAFLETGAVEAAADDNRVEVARILADPSSGTRVRSEASAALDAGTAEAVHTFLWVGREAAVREDDQVAASTLLATGGPYTKAAAQIALEGDTFMLRQFIATTQYDFARIDHDRATHISAVRASIARAAKIAANAQEDAARASEAAAIARQAAEKATEWANLAKGYAKDAAKSAQEARDNADAAERSAAEAAKSAQIASNAAAAALKASRVARQAATRAVRSAETAARYATDAAISATTARKQAIEAGKDAVSAAQAATQAYVLVIQAAVRQAIQNAIDNASVPIGDDDGELPPGAESCLTPFGKPIPSGNGATPWELGWSWLTGGGDRSQCFGPNDEFTSLYRAHPHTQETLEFFLTDWVRTGKYELGHTYMYDYSLGGVQGLKWLRDMGVTQPGDEWLTGYTGNHAYAFMGSQKIRMTPIRENADGSVVWRYTAYSEQSAESATRPPIIGYQDWYKESAGKAINGLIDWVSGDSGPGSTMTVLVEFNVTLGP
- a CDS encoding helix-turn-helix domain-containing protein, giving the protein MSDDYLVRIGKLIRDARQHRGWTQTQLAEALGTSQSAVNRIERGNQNISLEMIARIGEALDSEIVSLGYAGPMHLRVVGGRRLSGAIDVKTSKNACVALLCASLLNKGRTVLRRVARIEEVFRLLEVLNSIGVRTRWVNDGVDLEIVPPAELDMAAIDADAARRTRSIIMFLGPLLHRMEQFTLPYAGGCDLGTRTIEPHMIALRRFGLEIAATEGLYHAQVDRTVAPGRPIVLTERGDTVTENALLAAARHDGTTVIRNASSNYMVQDLCFFLEALGVRVDGVGTTTLTVHGVPQIDVDVDYSPSEDPVEAMSLLAAAVVTESELTIRRVPIEFLEIELAVLEEMGVDCDRTPEYAADNARTRLVDLTVRPSKLEAPIDKIHPMPFPGLNIDNVPFFAAIAAAAHGQTLIHDWVYDNRAIYLTDLNRLGGRLQLLDPHRVLVEGPTRWRAAEMMCPPALRPAVVVLLAMMAAEGTSVLRNVYVINRGYEELAERLNSVGAQIEIFRDI